Proteins encoded together in one Rhizobium leguminosarum bv. trifolii WSM1325 window:
- a CDS encoding conserved hypothetical protein (KEGG: ret:RHE_PE00018 hypothetical protein), translating to MKRVISSLLIATALVGSAIQPAAARDHRHHDNTGRIIAGGVAAGVVGGLIGGAIANGGPRYVDEGPRYLESPRYVEPQPRCWYEDRDVRNRYDGGYHAETVRVCE from the coding sequence ATGAAAAGAGTTATTAGCAGCCTGTTGATCGCGACGGCCCTTGTTGGATCGGCTATTCAGCCTGCTGCCGCACGCGATCACCGTCATCACGACAATACTGGCCGAATCATCGCCGGCGGCGTTGCCGCGGGCGTCGTCGGCGGCCTGATCGGCGGCGCAATCGCCAATGGCGGCCCTCGCTACGTTGACGAAGGCCCTCGTTATTTGGAGAGCCCCCGCTATGTCGAACCCCAGCCGAGATGCTGGTATGAGGACCGCGACGTCCGCAACCGCTACGACGGCGGCTATCACGCCGAAACCGTGCGGGTCTGCGAGTAA
- a CDS encoding ErfK/YbiS/YcfS/YnhG family protein (PFAM: ErfK/YbiS/YcfS/YnhG family protein~KEGG: rec:RHECIAT_PA0000012 hypothetical protein) codes for MRNKFVILAAVVVSLFAYTKLMARIGAGSPPPDAPLEQQADRIRVYKTERRMVLLKGDTPISTYRISLGQAADEGPKQREGDEKTPEGRYEIDWRNPKSMAHLSLHISYPDPDDRRNAEAGGFPPGGNIMIHGLPNGWGLFGNAHQLWDWTDGCIAVTNAEMREIWARVPNHTPIDIMP; via the coding sequence TTGAGAAACAAATTTGTCATTTTAGCCGCCGTGGTCGTCAGCTTGTTCGCCTACACGAAATTGATGGCCAGGATCGGCGCCGGCTCACCACCTCCAGATGCGCCGTTGGAGCAACAGGCTGACCGCATTCGCGTTTATAAAACCGAACGTCGCATGGTCCTTCTCAAAGGAGATACCCCCATCTCAACATACCGGATTTCTCTTGGGCAGGCGGCCGATGAGGGTCCCAAGCAACGAGAAGGTGACGAGAAAACGCCTGAAGGGCGTTATGAGATAGACTGGCGCAATCCGAAGTCGATGGCGCATCTGAGCCTGCACATTTCATATCCAGACCCTGATGATCGGCGCAACGCTGAAGCCGGTGGCTTTCCTCCCGGCGGCAATATCATGATCCACGGACTTCCCAATGGCTGGGGCCTATTCGGAAATGCCCATCAACTGTGGGATTGGACGGATGGATGTATTGCGGTCACCAACGCCGAGATGCGTGAGATTTGGGCTCGTGTCCCCAACCACACCCCCATAGACATTATGCCCTGA
- a CDS encoding response regulator receiver protein (PFAM: response regulator receiver~SMART: response regulator receiver~KEGG: ret:RHE_PE00013 response regulator): MATNVVRRWQRDDLMKQRVLIVEDEFLIALDLEATVEGMGMQVAGLANDCEQALRLAPLADIALVDVNLADGPTGPEIGRRLAQEHGIAVVFMTGNPEVVADGVKGAVGVVQKPVLPSVVEQLVKYLAARRVGMFAVVPSQMTVFA, translated from the coding sequence ATGGCCACCAATGTCGTGCGGCGCTGGCAACGAGATGATCTGATGAAACAGAGAGTATTGATCGTCGAAGATGAATTCCTGATCGCCCTCGATCTCGAGGCGACGGTGGAAGGTATGGGCATGCAGGTGGCGGGCCTTGCCAATGATTGCGAACAGGCGCTGCGGCTGGCGCCGCTTGCCGATATCGCTTTGGTCGACGTCAATCTCGCCGACGGCCCGACCGGGCCCGAAATCGGCCGGCGGCTGGCGCAGGAGCATGGCATTGCCGTCGTCTTCATGACCGGCAATCCCGAAGTGGTTGCTGACGGCGTCAAGGGCGCGGTCGGCGTGGTCCAGAAGCCGGTCCTGCCTTCGGTTGTCGAACAGCTGGTGAAATATCTTGCCGCGCGCCGCGTCGGCATGTTCGCGGTCGTGCCCTCACAAATGACGGTCTTTGCCTGA
- a CDS encoding peptide methionine sulfoxide reductase (KEGG: ret:RHE_PE00011 methionine sulfoxide reductase A~TIGRFAM: peptide methionine sulfoxide reductase~PFAM: Methionine sulfoxide reductase A), with amino-acid sequence MSMSSHRRSLAALLAATLFSLGTGAAGAAEDAVVVPPPAVDEAAGSGTETAIFAGGCFWGVQGVFQHVKGVESAVSGYAGGDAVTAQYETVSTGSTGHAEAVQVKFDPKQVTYGKLLQIFFSVAHNPTQLNFQGPDRGTQYRSALFVADPEQRKVAESYISQLDKAHVFPQPIVTKVSEPTGFYPAEAYHQDFLTLNPTYPYIVYNDLPKIENLKSLFPADYRGKPVLVMKVKG; translated from the coding sequence ATGTCCATGTCTTCCCACCGCAGGAGCCTTGCCGCGCTCCTTGCCGCCACTCTATTCTCGCTCGGGACCGGTGCCGCAGGCGCGGCCGAAGATGCCGTCGTCGTTCCGCCGCCAGCCGTCGACGAGGCGGCCGGCTCAGGCACCGAGACCGCCATTTTCGCCGGCGGTTGTTTCTGGGGTGTCCAGGGCGTCTTCCAACACGTGAAGGGTGTCGAGAGCGCCGTCTCCGGTTATGCCGGCGGCGACGCCGTAACGGCGCAGTACGAAACCGTCAGCACCGGCTCGACGGGCCATGCCGAAGCCGTCCAGGTGAAGTTCGATCCGAAACAGGTGACCTACGGCAAGTTGCTGCAGATCTTCTTCTCGGTGGCGCACAACCCGACGCAGCTGAATTTTCAGGGTCCGGACCGGGGAACGCAGTACCGTTCGGCGCTGTTCGTTGCCGATCCCGAGCAGCGCAAGGTCGCCGAGAGCTATATCAGCCAGTTGGACAAGGCGCATGTCTTCCCCCAGCCGATCGTGACCAAGGTGTCCGAACCGACAGGCTTCTATCCGGCCGAAGCCTATCATCAGGATTTCCTGACGCTCAATCCGACCTATCCCTATATCGTCTACAACGACCTACCGAAGATCGAAAACCTGAAATCGCTGTTTCCCGCCGACTACCGCGGCAAACCGGTCCTGGTGATGAAGGTCAAGGGCTGA
- a CDS encoding transcriptional regulator, LacI family (PFAM: periplasmic binding protein/LacI transcriptional regulator~SMART: regulatory protein LacI~KEGG: rec:RHECIAT_PA0000017 probable transcriptional regulator protein, LacI family), whose product MRSVVLLIRFDDVPESSWVSYPLPTQDPLTMAQRAFELMERRLENPGLASGLRTRHFRSSSSARASDLTLPRLFAGAILWQEGLTRDPGGRSTQMKGIRQLAEHLDISIGTVSRALNGKPDVNDETRRRVLAAAEELGYVANQSGRSLRQGTTNVIGLMLEVSRETVENSDDFFLGVTDGLQRVFSRHKLDLVMLPCPDDEDPHEYLKRMVARRLVDALIISATRRTDRRIELLEKARIPFVALGRSASGGSYTWMDLDFEGVATRGVDRLVAKGHRRIAVAVPSSDINLGYLFLDAYRQALQRHGIPFDPTLVIRVKSSEQGGYQAGHELLMIGERPTAIILIHELMAIGLYRRLAEAGVVPGRDLAVVGFREEPRTLFLQPTLTSFRMSLRDLGAQLGETLLATMPAYADHYPQGARNRIWPLELVPGESDAFMLTA is encoded by the coding sequence ATGCGGTCTGTTGTCCTCCTGATCCGCTTCGACGACGTGCCGGAATCCTCCTGGGTGAGCTATCCGCTGCCCACCCAGGATCCGCTGACCATGGCGCAGCGCGCCTTCGAGCTGATGGAGCGGCGGCTTGAAAACCCGGGGCTTGCCTCCGGGCTGCGAACGCGTCATTTCCGCAGCTCGTCATCCGCCAGAGCTTCAGACCTGACCCTCCCACGGCTTTTCGCAGGCGCCATCCTGTGGCAAGAAGGGTTGACGCGTGACCCGGGAGGAAGATCGACGCAGATGAAGGGTATCCGCCAGCTCGCCGAGCATCTCGACATTTCGATCGGAACGGTGTCCCGTGCGCTGAACGGCAAGCCCGACGTCAACGACGAAACGCGCCGGCGCGTGCTCGCCGCCGCCGAGGAACTTGGTTACGTCGCCAACCAATCGGGCCGCAGCCTTCGCCAGGGCACGACCAACGTCATCGGGCTGATGCTCGAAGTGAGCCGCGAGACGGTCGAAAACAGCGACGACTTCTTCCTTGGCGTCACTGACGGCCTGCAGAGGGTGTTTTCCCGCCACAAGCTCGATCTCGTCATGCTGCCCTGCCCCGATGACGAGGACCCGCATGAATATCTGAAGCGCATGGTGGCGCGCCGGCTTGTCGACGCGCTGATCATCTCTGCGACACGACGCACCGACCGGCGCATCGAGCTTCTGGAAAAGGCCCGCATCCCCTTCGTGGCGCTTGGCCGCAGCGCGTCGGGCGGCAGCTACACCTGGATGGATCTCGATTTCGAGGGCGTGGCGACGCGCGGTGTCGACCGGCTGGTCGCCAAGGGGCACCGGCGGATCGCCGTGGCTGTCCCCTCCTCCGACATCAATCTCGGCTACCTCTTCCTCGACGCCTACCGCCAGGCACTGCAACGGCACGGCATCCCCTTCGACCCGACCCTCGTCATCCGGGTCAAGTCGAGCGAACAGGGCGGTTATCAGGCCGGCCATGAATTGCTGATGATCGGAGAGCGGCCAACCGCGATCATCCTGATCCACGAACTGATGGCGATCGGGCTTTACCGCCGGCTTGCCGAGGCCGGCGTCGTGCCCGGCCGTGACCTCGCCGTGGTCGGTTTCCGCGAGGAGCCGCGCACGCTTTTCCTGCAGCCGACGCTGACATCCTTTCGCATGTCGCTGCGCGATCTCGGTGCGCAGCTCGGCGAAACCCTGCTCGCCACCATGCCGGCCTATGCCGATCATTATCCGCAGGGCGCCCGCAACAGGATCTGGCCGCTGGAACTCGTTCCAGGCGAAAGCGACGCTTTCATGTTGACGGCCTGA
- a CDS encoding major facilitator superfamily MFS_1 (PFAM: major facilitator superfamily MFS_1~KEGG: rec:RHECIAT_PA0000016 putative tartrate transporter protein) — protein sequence MVDEKRLISKITWKLMPFLGILYLIAYIDRQNVSFAKLQMVDALGMSEYAYGLGASLFFIGYFLFEVPSNLFLDKLGARVWFARILVSWGIVTIALAFTQNATMFYILRFLLGVCEAGFFPGVLYLLTLWFPSAYRGRMVGLFMIFSAIANAVGAPLGGVLLDLDGLYGFAGWEWVFLATGVPAVIAGIVTFFYLPGRPENASFLSGEEKDWLERRLTSENAGMGEHAGNGFKALIDPRVLLMALCYIAFPLSAYGLSYWLPTIVKAFGVSNTVNGFLNIIPWVLVAIALYVVPTMADKAQSKTPYIVIPAFIGAACLLLSALIPNHTLQFAFLCVAAAGIFAPQPVFWSLPSRFLKGAGAAAGLAAINSVGNLGGFVAQNVVPWIKEASGSTIAPMFFLAACLAAGALLVFVVTRQLSHREHSAAASGV from the coding sequence ATGGTCGACGAGAAGCGGCTGATCTCGAAAATCACCTGGAAGCTGATGCCGTTTCTCGGCATTCTCTATCTCATCGCCTATATCGATCGGCAGAACGTCAGTTTCGCCAAGCTGCAGATGGTCGATGCTCTCGGAATGAGCGAATATGCCTATGGTCTCGGCGCTTCGCTGTTCTTCATCGGCTACTTTCTCTTCGAGGTGCCGAGCAACCTCTTCCTCGACAAGCTCGGCGCCCGTGTCTGGTTCGCGCGCATTCTGGTCTCGTGGGGCATCGTTACTATCGCGCTCGCCTTCACGCAGAATGCGACGATGTTCTATATCCTGCGCTTTCTGCTTGGTGTCTGCGAAGCCGGCTTCTTTCCGGGCGTCCTCTATCTGCTGACGCTGTGGTTTCCCTCGGCCTATCGCGGCAGGATGGTCGGGCTGTTCATGATCTTCAGTGCCATCGCCAATGCCGTCGGTGCGCCGCTCGGCGGCGTGCTGCTTGATCTCGACGGTCTCTACGGTTTTGCCGGCTGGGAGTGGGTCTTCCTGGCCACGGGCGTTCCGGCTGTGATCGCCGGCATCGTCACCTTCTTCTATCTTCCCGGCCGGCCTGAAAACGCAAGCTTCCTGAGCGGCGAGGAGAAGGATTGGCTCGAACGAAGGCTCACTTCCGAAAATGCCGGCATGGGCGAGCACGCCGGAAACGGCTTCAAGGCGCTCATCGACCCGCGTGTCCTGCTGATGGCGCTCTGCTATATCGCCTTTCCGCTTTCGGCCTATGGCCTCAGCTATTGGCTGCCGACCATCGTCAAGGCTTTCGGCGTCAGCAACACGGTGAACGGCTTCCTCAACATCATTCCCTGGGTGCTGGTCGCGATCGCGCTCTATGTCGTTCCCACCATGGCCGACAAGGCGCAATCGAAGACGCCCTATATCGTCATTCCGGCTTTCATCGGCGCCGCCTGCCTGCTGCTTTCGGCGCTGATCCCGAACCACACTTTGCAATTCGCCTTCCTCTGCGTTGCCGCAGCCGGGATCTTCGCGCCCCAGCCGGTGTTCTGGAGCCTGCCTTCACGCTTCCTCAAGGGCGCGGGGGCTGCGGCGGGCCTTGCCGCCATCAATTCGGTTGGAAATCTTGGCGGTTTCGTCGCCCAGAACGTCGTGCCCTGGATCAAGGAAGCAAGCGGCAGCACGATCGCGCCGATGTTCTTCCTGGCCGCCTGCCTGGCTGCCGGAGCCCTCTTGGTTTTCGTCGTCACGCGTCAGCTGTCGCACAGGGAGCATTCGGCAGCTGCGAGCGGGGTTTGA
- a CDS encoding ABC transporter related (PFAM: ABC transporter related; ABC transporter transmembrane region~SMART: AAA ATPase~KEGG: rec:RHECIAT_PA0000020 putative multidrug ABC transporter, ATP-binding protein), with translation MAEELETERPDVREDGRRPPRAVVGSHRVEEEMFGKAFDGNIVKRIWGFVHPYRRQVVWSVVAVLTFTMMQLTIPLIIRYAIDHGMSPGGNHSALAWSIVAFSIAILINYAASYAQETLVGGVAEDVLFDIRKAMFSHLQHVSLSFMDKTEVGRLMSRLQGDVNSMQEFLETSVLSVGDIVLLFGIVFVMLYLDFKLGLLTLSVLPVLFIVRLFWLPLARKSFMAAHETNSIAAGALAEAIHGVRAVQSMDRQGVNFTLYDDKAHANLQTHLTAARYAQVMVPIVDSLTGVAMALVIVVGGARVLNQALDVGVLVAFLFYIQRFFDPIRSLTLQYSVMQRAMASGQRLTEVLDVPVDIKDAPDAKALSRDMDGSVEFKDVVFGYNPKHPVLKHVSFKVNPGETVALVGPTGSGKSSCMSLIHRFYDVQQGQVLVGGDDVRHLTQDSLGAQIAMVLQEPFLFTGTVFENIRYHKLEATREQVIEAARAVGAHDFVMRLPDGYDSVLGERGGNLSLGQRQLLSFARALVADAKILVLDEATANIDSYTEMLIQKALVKLLENRTGLVIAHRLATIREADRIIVLQNGEVIESGNHRQLMKNGKLYSKLYNLNYSSFDDIPEDVLEETTAAESAT, from the coding sequence ATGGCCGAGGAACTGGAAACCGAGCGTCCCGACGTTCGCGAGGATGGACGCCGCCCGCCGCGGGCGGTGGTCGGTTCGCATCGCGTCGAGGAGGAGATGTTCGGCAAGGCCTTCGACGGCAATATCGTCAAACGCATCTGGGGTTTCGTTCACCCCTATCGCCGCCAGGTCGTGTGGTCGGTCGTTGCTGTTTTGACCTTCACGATGATGCAGCTCACCATCCCGCTGATCATCCGCTATGCCATCGACCACGGCATGTCCCCGGGCGGCAACCACTCGGCGCTGGCCTGGTCGATCGTCGCCTTTTCCATCGCCATCCTCATCAATTATGCAGCGAGCTACGCGCAGGAGACGCTGGTCGGCGGCGTGGCGGAGGACGTGCTCTTCGATATCCGCAAGGCGATGTTTTCGCATCTTCAGCACGTCTCGCTCTCCTTCATGGACAAGACCGAAGTGGGCCGGCTGATGTCGCGGCTGCAGGGCGACGTCAACTCGATGCAGGAATTCCTCGAAACCTCGGTGCTGTCGGTCGGAGACATCGTGCTGCTCTTCGGCATCGTCTTCGTCATGCTCTATCTCGATTTCAAATTGGGGCTGCTGACGCTCTCGGTGCTGCCGGTACTGTTCATCGTCCGGCTGTTCTGGCTGCCGCTGGCGCGCAAATCCTTCATGGCCGCGCACGAGACCAATTCGATTGCCGCCGGCGCCCTCGCCGAAGCGATCCACGGTGTGCGTGCGGTCCAAAGCATGGACAGGCAGGGCGTCAACTTCACGCTTTACGACGACAAGGCGCATGCCAACTTGCAGACGCATCTGACGGCGGCGCGCTATGCGCAGGTGATGGTGCCGATCGTCGACAGCCTGACCGGCGTGGCGATGGCGCTCGTCATCGTCGTCGGCGGCGCCCGCGTCCTCAATCAGGCGCTCGATGTCGGCGTGCTCGTCGCCTTCCTGTTCTACATCCAGCGCTTCTTCGACCCGATCCGCTCGCTGACCCTGCAATATTCAGTGATGCAGCGCGCCATGGCGTCTGGCCAGCGGCTGACCGAAGTGCTCGACGTGCCTGTCGACATCAAGGACGCGCCCGATGCCAAGGCCTTGTCGCGCGACATGGACGGCTCGGTGGAATTCAAGGACGTCGTCTTCGGCTACAATCCGAAACATCCGGTGCTGAAGCATGTCAGCTTCAAGGTCAATCCCGGCGAGACGGTGGCGCTGGTCGGCCCGACAGGGTCCGGCAAGTCGAGCTGCATGTCGCTGATCCATCGCTTTTACGACGTGCAGCAGGGCCAGGTGCTGGTCGGCGGCGACGATGTGCGTCATCTGACGCAGGATTCGCTCGGAGCGCAGATCGCCATGGTGCTGCAGGAACCCTTCCTCTTCACCGGCACCGTTTTCGAAAACATCCGCTACCACAAGCTGGAGGCGACGCGCGAGCAGGTGATCGAGGCGGCAAGGGCCGTCGGCGCGCATGACTTCGTGATGCGCCTGCCCGATGGTTACGACAGCGTTCTCGGCGAGCGCGGCGGCAACCTTTCGCTCGGCCAGCGCCAGCTGTTGAGCTTTGCCCGCGCATTGGTGGCGGACGCAAAGATCCTCGTGCTCGACGAGGCGACGGCCAATATCGACAGCTATACCGAAATGCTGATCCAGAAGGCGCTGGTGAAGCTGCTCGAAAACCGCACCGGCCTCGTCATCGCCCATCGGCTTGCGACGATCCGCGAGGCGGACCGCATCATCGTGCTGCAGAACGGCGAAGTCATCGAAAGCGGCAACCACCGCCAGCTGATGAAGAACGGCAAACTCTATTCCAAGCTCTACAATCTGAACTACTCCTCCTTCGACGACATTCCCGAAGACGTGCTGGAAGAGACGACGGCAGCGGAATCGGCGACCTAG
- a CDS encoding transcriptional regulator, TetR family (PFAM: regulatory protein TetR~KEGG: ret:RHE_PE00014 TetR family transcriptional regulator) has product MTGHTQRGQCAKRMSILDAAADVFCRQGFAGASIDEIAAVACVSRQTIYNHYREKETLFVAVVEDVMNRANAMLFSVLSTFPERADNLEDELTAFAVRLNKNCICNHDGKFLRKLVQTEGERYPHLFESWRQQGPGKLTTALSALFGRLAHKGTLAIDDFDVAARQFVALGNADLQMMILLGGTPTDEELEKAARNAVHTFLKAYGKPEAEKAGQPPQLAAISG; this is encoded by the coding sequence ATGACGGGGCATACGCAGCGCGGACAATGCGCCAAGCGCATGTCGATCCTCGATGCCGCGGCAGACGTATTTTGTCGCCAGGGTTTTGCCGGCGCCAGCATTGACGAGATCGCCGCCGTCGCCTGCGTATCCCGCCAGACGATCTACAATCACTATCGCGAGAAGGAAACGCTGTTCGTCGCCGTCGTCGAAGACGTCATGAACCGCGCCAACGCCATGCTCTTCTCGGTGCTGTCGACCTTTCCTGAGCGCGCCGACAATCTCGAAGACGAGCTGACGGCCTTCGCCGTGCGCCTCAACAAGAACTGCATCTGCAACCACGACGGAAAATTCCTGCGCAAGCTGGTGCAGACCGAAGGCGAGCGATATCCGCACCTCTTCGAAAGCTGGCGCCAGCAGGGGCCGGGCAAGCTGACCACCGCGCTGTCAGCACTTTTCGGGCGGCTTGCCCATAAGGGGACGCTCGCCATCGACGATTTCGATGTCGCCGCGCGGCAGTTCGTGGCGCTCGGCAATGCCGATCTGCAGATGATGATCCTTCTCGGCGGCACACCCACCGACGAAGAACTGGAAAAGGCGGCGCGCAACGCCGTCCATACCTTTCTCAAAGCCTATGGCAAGCCGGAGGCGGAAAAGGCCGGCCAACCGCCGCAGCTCGCAGCCATATCCGGCTGA
- a CDS encoding drug resistance transporter, Bcr/CflA subfamily (TIGRFAM: drug resistance transporter, Bcr/CflA subfamily~PFAM: major facilitator superfamily MFS_1~KEGG: rec:RHECIAT_PA0000015 putative multidrug transporter protein, Bcr/CflA subfamily): protein MTAPFFRIALILGLLSAIGPFAIDMYLPALPSIGQDLHADNNVTQLTLLAFFISFALAQLVYGPLSDMWGRKLPLYLGIGLFSVASIGCALATDIETLIAFRFVQGIGGAAGMVIPRAIVRDMHTGVQAARLMSLLMLVFSISPILAPLTGSAVIEFYGWRGVFWAVTIAAFIGLVLLATQLDETRSPAERSGSGLKSAMAAYRLLLGDRNFLTLTFIGGLGISSFLVYLANSPFVLIQHYGLTPTQYSFAFSINAVSFFAVSQATGWLGERFGLVRVMRIAVSVFALAMVVMAVVMAAGFNQLPVLATFLFIGYGFLGLVIPTSAVLALEDHGEIAGTASSLMGTLHFVIAAVAMVISSVFFDGTAVPMAAGIALCAFAAFVLTQATIGRRTAVAPAE, encoded by the coding sequence ATGACGGCTCCCTTCTTTCGCATTGCCCTCATTCTCGGCCTTCTGTCGGCCATCGGGCCTTTTGCCATCGATATGTATCTGCCTGCGCTGCCGTCCATCGGCCAGGACCTGCATGCCGATAACAACGTCACCCAGCTCACTCTTCTCGCCTTCTTCATCTCCTTTGCGCTCGCCCAGTTGGTCTATGGTCCGCTGTCGGACATGTGGGGCCGCAAGCTACCACTCTATCTCGGCATCGGCCTCTTTTCCGTCGCCTCGATCGGCTGCGCGCTGGCGACCGATATCGAAACGCTGATCGCCTTCCGTTTCGTTCAGGGTATCGGCGGTGCCGCCGGCATGGTCATCCCGCGCGCCATTGTCCGCGACATGCATACCGGCGTCCAGGCCGCCCGCCTGATGTCGCTGCTGATGCTGGTCTTTTCGATTTCGCCGATCCTGGCGCCGCTGACGGGCAGCGCCGTCATCGAGTTTTACGGTTGGCGCGGCGTATTCTGGGCCGTGACCATCGCCGCCTTCATCGGCCTCGTCCTGCTCGCCACCCAGCTTGACGAAACCCGTTCGCCGGCCGAACGCAGCGGCAGCGGGCTGAAGAGCGCTATGGCTGCCTACCGCCTGCTGCTTGGCGACCGCAACTTCCTGACGCTGACCTTCATCGGCGGCCTCGGCATTTCGAGCTTCCTGGTCTACCTCGCCAACTCGCCCTTCGTGCTGATCCAGCATTACGGGCTGACGCCGACGCAATACAGTTTCGCCTTCTCAATCAATGCCGTCTCCTTCTTCGCGGTATCGCAGGCGACGGGCTGGCTCGGCGAGCGTTTTGGCCTCGTCCGCGTCATGCGCATTGCGGTCAGCGTTTTTGCCCTTGCCATGGTCGTCATGGCGGTGGTGATGGCCGCCGGCTTCAACCAGTTGCCTGTCCTGGCGACCTTCCTGTTCATCGGCTACGGCTTCCTCGGCCTCGTCATCCCGACGAGCGCGGTGCTCGCCCTTGAGGATCACGGCGAGATCGCCGGCACCGCCTCGTCGCTGATGGGCACGCTGCATTTCGTGATCGCCGCCGTCGCCATGGTCATATCGAGCGTCTTCTTCGACGGCACAGCCGTTCCGATGGCCGCCGGCATCGCGCTCTGCGCCTTCGCAGCCTTCGTGCTGACCCAGGCAACGATCGGCCGCCGCACCGCCGTCGCCCCAGCTGAATGA